One genomic region from Magallana gigas chromosome 3, xbMagGiga1.1, whole genome shotgun sequence encodes:
- the LOC105333122 gene encoding uncharacterized protein, producing MGIRGLLSHCLRRREECVDEVDLVALAKSRGGIEIIVDFYSFEHMVVPKFWKGLSSLRNNQFLKILGGEYKSLETFIKRFIEIFRQLKISFVFIQDATKGCSEANSQQKLDTWMKRHHKEVENLNEVINVCRGMKEVSNLDEQMFTRPVCLEIQIVETLMSCGCEMIQSVTGEADFMIAKALHDREKAFAIWSNDSDFCVFDKCRFIPDDLFDMYNGLQMGLPIEVPVKPEAVWCGVISSEKVRYTLGFQSPHLMVELSIIAGNDFTSQYVSTGLNRQIDVRGRIGVETFAEWVNRYRGIENHPMLNREMSRNVSFARAVEHSRMFYCLQSNPEEIVHKGYFSKLLAEKISSLKYPSHLMAMHNNFYWHRLLQEDTTRGQPCAEEALTELRALIYRIVLPRRENLVNEYGRSPWDTLRIEGVLAIDDPNLPALHKIQEDKIFWNLNSFHYIMSHQEPVERPKWFDRYGRKNGFIVYCLRYFLLLNWGRNLQLQQQEFLALCALVFARPREEHYQQIQIRPTPRCVSIGNWFLDVYRHAFLFLGKLLYLTHEFPLPEEIYSGSVWTCFYMCCKDDTYYAASRQTTQEVLSWIQDQMNAVISDKRHVIKHITERVFEFNDRF from the exons ATGGGGATCCGAGGTCTATTGTCTCATTGTCTAAGAAGAAGAGAAGAGTGTGTGGATGAAGTGGACCTAGTGGCTCTAGCTAAAAGCAGAGGAGGCATTGAAATTATTGTGGACTTTTACTCCTTTGAGCATATGGTGGTTCCCAAATTCTGGAAAGGACTTAGCAGTCTCAGAAATAACCAGTTTCTTAAGATTCTTGGTGGGGAATACAAATCACTGGAAACCTTTATCAAgagatttattgaaattttcagaCAGCTTAAGATTTCATTCGTGTTCATTCAGGATGCTACCAAAGGATGTTCGGAAGCCAATAGTCAGCAGAAGCTAGACACATGGATGAAAAGACACCACAAGGAGGTGGAGAACCTGAATGAAGTGATCAATGTGTGCAGAGGAATGAAAGAAGTGTCAAACCTGGATGAACAAATGTTCACCAGACCAGTGTGTTTAGAAATTCAGATTGTTGAGACACTTATGTCTTGTGGGTGTGAAATGATCCAAAGTGTCACAGGAGAAGCAGATTTCATGATTGCAAAAGCTCTTCACGATCGGGAAAAAGCATTTGCTATCTGGAGTAATGACTCTGACTTCTGTGTTTTTGACAAATGTAGATTTATTCCAGATGATCTGTTTGACATGTACAATGGTCTTCAGATGGGATTGCCCATTGAAGTTCCGGTGAAACCCGAGGCTGTATGGTGTGGTGTCATCTCAAGCGAAAAAGTCAGGTACACGTTGGGG tttcagAGTCCACACCTCATGGTAGAACTGAGCATCATTGCTGGCAATGACTTCACCTCACAGTATGTCAGTACTGGTTTGAATAGACAAATTGACGTAAGAGGAAGGATTGGTGTCGAAACTTTTGCAGAATGGGTGAATCGCTACAGAGGCATAGAAAATCATCCCATGCTAAACAGGGAAATG TCACGCAATGTTAGCTTTGCCAGGGCAGTAGAACACTCCAGAATGTTCTATTGTCTTCAATCCAACCCAGAGGAAATTGTTCACAAAGGATACTTTTCTAAGCTCCTTGCAGAGAAGATTTCTTCT CTTAAATACCCCAGTCACTTGATGGCAATGCACAACAACTTCTACTGGCATCGACTGTTACAAGAGGATACCACCAGGGGGCAGCCTTGTGCTGAGGAGGCATTAACTGAACTACGAGCCCTCATCTACAGAATTGTCCTTCCCCGCAGAGAAAATCTTGTCAACGAGTATGGGCGCAGCCCTTGGGATACATTAAGAATTGAGGGG gTTTTAGCCATTGATGATCCAAATCTTCCAGCTCTCCACAAAATACAAGAAGATAAGATATTCTGGAATCTGAACTCTTTCCACTATATAATGTCACACCAAGAGCCAG TGGAGAGGCCCAAATGGTTTGATCGCTATGGTAGGAAGAATGGTTTCATTGTGTACTGTCTGCGGTACTTCCTGTTATTGAACTGGGGGAGGAATCTTCAGCTGCAGCAGCAGGAGTTCTTGGCCCTGTGTGCCCTCGTGTTTGCACGACCCAGGGAAGAACACTACCAGCAAATCCAGATCCGCCCCACCCCCCGATGTGTGTCCATTGGGAACTGGTTCCTT GATGTGTATCGACATGCATTCTTGTTCCTTGGAAAACTGCTCTACCTTACTCACGAGTTTCCCCTCCCTGAAGAAATCTACTCGGGATCTGTATGGACATGTTTTTACATGTGCTGTAAAGATGACA ccTATTATGCTGCATCCAGACAAACGACCCAAGAGGTTCTTTCGTGGATCCAGGATCAAATGAACGCGGTGATCAGCGATAAACGTCACGTGATCAAACATATTACAGAGAGagtgtttgaatttaatgacCGGTTTTAG
- the LOC105333121 gene encoding uncharacterized protein has translation MLWKIMKFSIGLFVCFAWFAPFVLGNGFLKSPTSRSSVWRYFGEAPWGDTLTQNTEDMSLNCGGTYTDGDLTGKCGRCGDYIGGTRPNEAPNGQYASKKSTYIYREGAVVNVTVQVTARANGGFFKFKLCKSDASTAASQACFDQNPLKLANTADQTIIQIPDIDGDVVVPLQLPAGLTCDQCVMQWTWVTARDWRCASLNGQLVCGMGYGMQPTFVNCADFTILAQGAPVPAGFHWPDYNSVYATIHGGHTGSGTTQAPAPTTSGSVVIVPTTAAPTTAAPQTTTTFPIITNPPTTTAAPVITTGSTSAPPTTTDKLIIVTPTPVNPISTSQQPPASLTTTPPLPLSTEKLIPGPVFPPVAPILPVGPVVGAGGGVLGGLSFGSLMAPLGLGLGGLVLMMAMNRNQGGGGVEYIDIPPMAMPAISQPMQPMVAPPYAPSFGYTMLPAPIIVPVEQPAPVKKGYGKGYGKHPTDYGKGTGYGNSNYRGYGNKKSYGSVFVNPGYGYNNGQYQQTYNPASYNPSYKPPSSYGSNSRPNRGDEQFFELPNSHAFTRIVFDVEPEVNKVRTQETVEQKPRKIDISAFSKNCPISKQTCKPRYGANEATVYGNVDIVSMICELHCSDRNPHCPEHMCSCTCIEEAADNIALQDRISAASLFGK, from the exons atgCTGTGGAAGATAATGAAGTTTTCAATAGGACTCTTTGTTTGTTTTGCGTGGTTTGCTCCCTTTGTGTTGGGGAACGGCTTTCTGAAGTCCCCCACCAGTCGTTCGTCTGTGTGGCGCTATTTTGGGGAGGCACCATGGGGAGATACTTTAACACAGAACACAGAGGATATGTCTTTGAATTGTGGAGGAACttat aCTGATGGAGACCTGACGGGGAAATGCGGTCGTTGTGGGGATTACATCGGAGGAACAAGACCAAACGAGGCTCCTAACGGACAATACGCCTCCAAAAAGTCGACGTACATCTACCGAGAGGGCGCTGTGGTCAATGTCACGGTCCAAGTCACAGCACGTGCTAATGGCGGCTTTTTTAAGTTTAAGTTGTGTAAATCTGATGCTAGCACTGCTGCATCACAGGCTTGCTTCGACCAGAACCCGCTAAAGCTGGCTAATACCGCCGACCAAACCATCATCCAGATTCCGGACATTGATGGGGATGTTGTCGTTCCGCTTCAGTTGCCAGCAGGACTGACATGTGACCAATGCGTCATGCAATGGACATGGGTTACTG caAGAGACTGGCGATGCGCTAGTTTGAATGGTCAGTTAGTGTGTGGTATGGGATATGGAATGCAGCCCACGTTTGTAAACTGCGCTGACTTCACCATTCTTGCCCAGGGAGCACCTGTTCCGGCGGGTTTCCATTGGCCAGATTATAACTCGGTATACGCCACCATTCACGGGGGACATACTGGATCAGGGACGACACAAG CACCAGCACCCACAACATCTGGCTCTGTTGTTATCGTCCCGACTACTGCTGCACCAACCACAGCGGCGCCACAGACAACCACCACTTTCCCTATCATTACGAATCCACCTACCACGACCGCGGCTCCAGTAATCACTACGGGCTCCACTAGCGCTCCCCCAACCACCACCGATAAACTGATCATCGTCACGCCCACACCTGTAAACCCAATCTCCACATCCCAACAGCCGCCAGCCTCACTGACCACCACACCACCCCTACCTCTGTCCACAGAGAAACTGATCCCCGGCCCTGTGTTTCCCCCTGTAGCACCTATTCTTCCGGTCGGACCAGTTGTTGGGGCTGGTGGCGGTGTTTTGGGCGGTTTATCGTTCGGTAGTCTTATGGCACCCCTGGGACTAGGTTTAGGTGGACTTGTGCTTATGATGGCTATGAATAGAAATCAAGGAGGGGGCGGCGTGGAGTATATTGATATCCCACCGATGGCAATGCCAGCTATTTCTCAACCAATGCAGCCCATGGTTGCCCCTCCATACGCCCCATCCTTCGGTTACACAATGCTGCCAGCTCCAATCATTGTACCAGTGGAGCAACCCGCCCCTGTCAAAAAAGGATACGGAAAAGGTTACGGTAAACACCCAACCGATTATGGCAAAGGAACTGGCTATGGAAACAGCAATTACAGAGGATACGGGAATAAAAAAAGTTACGGTTCGGTTTTTGTGAACCCTGGGTATGGCTACAACAACGGACAGTACCAGCAGACATACAACCCGGCATCCTATAACCCGTCCTACAAACCCCCATCATCTTACGGCAGCAACAGCCGGCCCAACAGGGGAGACGAGCAGTTCTTTGAGCTCCCCAACAGCCACGCCTTCACTCGGATAGTGTTTGACGTAGAACCAGAAGTCAACAAAGTCCGGACACAGGAAACAGTAGAACAGAAGCCACGGAAAATCGACATCTCGGCTTTCAGTAAGAACTGTCCGATTTCAAAGCAGACGTGCAAACCTCGTTATGGCGCGAACGAGGCGACTGTGTACGGGAATGTGGACATTGTCAGTATGATATGTGAGCTCCACTGCTCTGACCGGAATCCTCACTGTCCGGAGCACATGTGCTCGTGCACGTGCATCGAAGAAGCAGCCGACAACATAGCTCTGCAGGATAGAATATCTGCAGCAAGCCTGTTTGGAAAATAA
- the LOC105333146 gene encoding uncharacterized protein — protein sequence MVFQTKGLTFYVLVILGLIVRSDAQESTTETNKADPRAFLKCPTARAATFMYFSDSWTRVPEPNTDYDSLNCGNVKIPNGDLEGKCGVCGDYYNGPRHNEVPNGKYASIRYPTYVYREGSVINVTVEVSENGNGGYFMFKLCDSGDAQLQEKQSCFDNTVLSLARSPNVKKIYVPKVNASNDIVVPLQLPDGFECKLCTMQWTWVTNIDVGCQVIEGERICGQGIGPQTTLVNCADISIISKSIDIPESFPWPDFTSKYDSMAHKDDDHNRTAVDPPFRPRVIERIKDDDTPTTTKKPPPVLPVFPKIENPYNGRKPTIPDISDKLLKPDQPVPAKKPKLDIRDYKKTFGGLGLGLLEILLPAGLLLGFGGMLSDRLEDRRRLNAQPGFLLNGGVGLSPVAAEHGVLIGEQILPFGASAAAAGGLAGGAIRTGVPGAGAVPVAGLSPVVTGLDFNDAQLQQIIPLIPIISTPEAHQLIPKSFPDSSRLGYLIPLIVERRRLVQIFPHLTPHQITQMHLQYRTMQRQGRIGGGIQGQNGINGANQGQNGFGGISQGQGGFGGSFQGQGGVVGGANINAIQNAQYQSGNQQWYSNNVQTNQNSRFFELPQDHSFSTDINNINSTNSGSRPSRGDIANPEFEFDREPGVLVERESRKRVSPYSENCPPEKQICRSKFTSKEPTIYGTISIMEMICELECEDGKLSCPANICICACPEVDDASLLEILESLDDRSRVA from the exons ATGGTGTTCCAAACGAAAGGACTAACATTCTATGTGCTGGTAATTCTTGGCCTTATTGTCAGGAGTGATGCACAAGAATCGACTACTGAAACAAACAAAGCTGACCCACGTGCTTTTTTGAAATGCCCCACCGCGCGTGCAGCGACCTTTATGTACTTCTCGGACTCTTGGACCAGGGTCCCAGAGCCCAATACGGATTACGATTCTCTGAACTGTGGAAACGTCAAG ATACCAAACGGAGATCTGGAAGGAAAATGCGGAGTATGTGGGGACTACTACAATGGACCCCGACACAATGAAGTTCCGAATGGAAAGTATGCCTCCATTCGATACCCCACCTATGTCTATCGGGAGGGCTCGGTCATTAACGTGACTGTAGAAGTATCTGAAAACGGCAACGGTGGATACTTCATGTTTAAGCTGTGTGACTCGGGCGATGCTCAACTCCAGGAAAAACAAAGCTGCTTCGACAACACGGTGCTTAGTCTAGCGAGGTCTCCAAACGTGAAGAAGATTTATGTTCCCAAGGTTAATGCCTCCAATGACATCGTGGTCCCCCTGCAGCTACCCGATGGCTTTGAGTGTAAACTGTGTACCATGCAGTGGACTTGGGTCACCA ATATTGATGTAGGATGTCAAGTGATTGAAGGTGAACGTATTTGCGGACAAGGAATTGGTCCGCAGACGACTCTGGTCAACTGCGCCGACATCTCCATAATTTCAAAGTCCATCGATATTCCAGAAAGTTTTCCATGGCCAGATTTTACGTCTAAGTATGACAGCATGGCACATAAAG ATGATGACCATAACAGAACAGCAGTGGACCCACCATTCCGTCCCCGAGTAATAGAGAGAATAAAGGACGATGATACTCCAACCACCACAAAGAAACCACCACCCGTTCTTCCAGTGTTTCCAAAAATAGAAAACCCTTACAACGGAAGAAAACCCACAATACCAGACATATCGGACAAACTGTTGAAACCCGATCAACCAGTCCCCGCCAAGAAGCCCAAACTAGACATTAGAGATTACAAGAAGACTTTTGGGGGGTTAGGTCTTGGACTGTTGGAAATACTGCTCCCGGCGGGCCTTCTTCTGGGGTTCGGGGGGATGCTCTCTGACCGTCTGGAGGATCGACGCAGACTCAACGCACAACCAGGGTTCTTACTTAATGGTGGCGTCGGTCTTAGTCCGGTTGCTGCTGAACATGGAGTGTTAATTGGTGAGCAGATTTTACCCTTTGGTGCATCGGCAGCCGCCGCTGGGGGTCTTGCGGGTGGTGCTATCAGGACAGGAGTACCTGGTGCAGGTGCTGTACCGGTAGCTGGCCTCTCTCCAGTTGTCACTGGACTGGATTTCAATGACGCGCAGCTTCAACAGATCATCCCGTTGATACCCATAATATCCACGCCAGAGGCACACCAATTGATTCCAAAGTCATTTCCGGACAGCAGTAGATTAGGTTACTTGATACCGCTAATTGTAGAACGAAGACGTCTTGTGCAAATCTTCCCGCATCTCACTCCCCACCAGATAACACAAATGCACCTGCAGTACAGAACAATGCAGAGACAAGGACGAATAGGAGGCGGGATCCAGGGTCAAAATGGAATCAATGGCGCAAATCAAGGTCAAAATGGTTTTGGGGGCATTTCGCAAGGTCAAGGAGGTTTTGGCGGGTCTTTCCAAGGTCAAGGTGGAGTTGTAGGAGGGGCTAATATCAATGCCATTCAAAATGCCCAATATCAGTCCGGGAACCAACAGTGGTATTCTAACAATGTCCAAACTAATCAGAATTCTAGGTTCTTTGAATTGCCCCAAGATCATTCATTTTCAACCGatataaataatatcaattcAACCAATTCTGGCTCAAGACCGTCACGTGGTGACATTGCTAACCCAGAATTTGAATTTGACAGAGAACCGGGTGTTTTGGTCGAAAGAGAGAGTCGCAAGAGAGTATCTCCTTACAGCGAAAATTGTCCACCTGAAAAGCAAATTTGTAGAAGTAAGTTTACCTCTAAAGAACCCACGATCTACGGGACCATTTCCATCATGGAGATGATCTGTGAACTTGAGTGTGAGGATGGGAAGCTTTCCTGTCCGGCGAATATTTGTATCTGCGCATGCCCAGAAGTTGACGACGCCTCGCTGTTAGAAATACTGGAATCCTTAGACGATCGGTCACGGGTGGCTTGA